TAAGCAGGTCGCCAACACTGCCTTCAGTCCCCCCAGGCATAAAGATCATGACAATATCGTGTTCATCGGTCATCGTCATCATGCCGTGATGAAAAAAATCCATGGTGACCTCCTGATCCTCATTTGTAAAAAAAACCCGTTTAGGCATCCCGGTTGTGCCTGATGTCCCCAATGTAACGATGCGTCCTACTTCCCTGGGAGACACACACAAAAAACCTTCTGGGTCTGATGCAATATCATCAGGTGTTGTCAATGGCAGACGGGTGATATCCGCCATATCACGGATATCAGAGGGATTAATTTCTGCCAGATGCTTCCTATAAAAGCGGCTGTTCTTTTTTACATTAGTAAGGGTTTCACGTAATTTTTCAAGCTGGTATTCATGCAGCCTTTTCAGATCAAGTCGTCCGGGGATATTGATTTTATTCGCTATCCATTTATCTAAAGGGGTCATATTCATAGGTAGCAGATTATCTCTCCACTTTCCTGGCAATAATCAGGCGATAACAGTGATCAGAGATCTTGAATCCCCCTGCAAACCTGTTACAGATGAACCAGCTAGCATCACAGGCACCACCAAATTTCTCAGAGAGCTCTGCTGCATAGGTGATAAGCGCAGGGGTATGATCCTCGCTTACATCTATATTAAACCCTGCCTCAGCGAGCCTTGATTCAAGCCATGTGAAAAGGGGCAAAGAGGAATTTTGTGCCTCTTGCCTTGAAAAGATGTCAGATATAATAAGTTTTCCCTTGCTACTGAGCGCGCTATAACATTCATCAACCAATCTTTCGCTAAAGCCCATCACCGATAGCGAACACTCAAATAAAGCGGCATCAAGGCTCTGCGACTCAAAAGGTAGCTTTTTCCCATCCCGATGAATGAGGTTAAGGCCAGGGTTTTTGCTGAGTCCGATACAGATGAGCGGCCCGGAGATATCGAGCCCGGTCATTAAGAGTCCGTATTTCCAGGTAAGATAGGCCGCTGTGGTCCCTGCGCCGCAGCCTATATCAGCCACCTTCATCCCTTTATGAAGCCCGGCCAGCCTTATGGCCCTGTCAGTCAGCCTTAGCCCGCCGGGATGCATTGAGTGATCATTCAGAAGAGAGAATTCTTCGGATTCGTAGATATTATTCATTTCCGTTTGGTGTGTGGACTGTCGGATTTTTATTTTCATACTGCTATTCTTCCGGAACAAAAGGGATGACCTTCTCTATTTAGTCTTTGATTAAAATGCCTTTCGCTGAAGGCTGATCGCTGACTGCTGACCGCTTTCATCTAAAAACACGGGTTTTTGGGTGAACTCTATTTATCTTCCAGTTGCGCCTCCACCTCTGCCATGCGGCCTTCTGCCAATTCCTTTGGAATAAGGCCGTTTCCGCATTTGGGGCACCGCATGATTTCATGGGAGAATGTGTGTCCAAGGTATGAAAACAGCATCTTCTTCAATACGAGCTCTTTATCACATTTTGCGCATTTCCAGGTTCTGTTCGCATCCAAGGCATTAACCCTCCCTGTTGAATTTCATTCTGTGGATATAGGCGCTCCGGATCTCATACTCGCCCGTTTTAAGCTCTTTATACTGGACCCAGTAAGTGAGTACAGATTTAACCATACTGCACTGGATCACACCATCATCACTGAGAAACCTCTCGCCCGTTTGCTTGGCCAGCCATATGGCCTCCTTCAGGTCGTCTTCAATAATGAGTTTCCTGTCAAGCTCATCCTGCAACTCCACGCTGATAATGAGTCTGATGCTGTCCCATTCATGTTTCTCCGGGATGAAATCATCTCCAGTTAATCTTTTCATGAGTTTCTTTTTTACCTCCAGGGCATTTTCCTTTTGTGACTTAAGGGTGGGCAAACATTTTTTCAGATCAATGTCATATACCATGTCAAGTATATGGGCACACTCCTTGCCTTTCTGCCGGAACACCTCCCTGCAATTGGCGCAGTATACAATATAGGGTTTATCGCTGGCATCGTTGCGGTGTTTTGTGATCTCCTCATACAGACCGGGATTGGCAAGGCGCATATGACCGCCATAGCCGCAGCATCTGTTCGGATTATCAAGCTCTTCAATCGCTACACCGGCCCGTCCGGCCAGGATACGTACGCCTTCCTGCATGGTCTTATCGTCGCGGGCTGTACATGGGTCAAACATGGCCGCTGACTCAAAAAGCCTGGCCGGGACAATAGAATCATCCTTTGCCATCAGTGTATAGAGACTTTCCTGTTTTATTTCCGGCATGAGCAGTCTGAAAATATTCTCACAGTAGGCGCAGGCAAATATTAATGTGGGTCTCTCCATGCTGTTCCAGATAGAGCGGATGCGTTCAATGTTGTCCGCAAGACGTTTTTTATCTCCAGCCCAGTAAGCCGGTGCCCCGCAACAGCCGACCATAATCCCGGCATTGAACTTTTCCTGCAGATAGTTGTAGGGCTTGAGGACATGGTCAGGTTCTGCCGCTCCAAGCTGACACCCCGGAAAAAAGAGATATTCACAGCTCTCCTCCTTTTTAGAAGGCGAAACAAAAAAGGCTTCCGAGGTGTGAAAATCAAACTGGCCTATCCAGAAATCATGAAAAGCCGGTATATTTTTATTGGTACGTAACCGGTCTTCCCTGGAAAATTGCATCAATGCGCCAACATCCACACCAACCGGACATACGCTTTTACATTTACCACAGATGTTGCAGGAATAGGTCTCACGGGTAAGAGAGCGCTTGGAAAGCGATGAGCCAGATTGAGAGTCAGTATATACCTCAACGCCAAGTTTGGGAGGCATCTTCCTGAACCACTTGATCATCTCGCAGTTTTCCCAGCATATCCTGCAGTCGCATAGAAAGCATCTGGAGGCCTCTGCCTTGGCCTCACCCTCGGTATATCCCTCAGGAGAGGTCATCGTAACAAGCGCCTTATTTTCTTCCCCACTATGGTTCAGAAAGTGTACGCGGTTTTTTGTAACCCGATCTGAATCGGGTAGGGCCGCCTTACCTGTTTCAAAATATCCCTCCATGATCCTGGCAAGGAGCGAGCCCTGTGCGATGGATTCCATGAGAGGAACCCCGCAGAGAGCGCCGCCCATAAATACCCCTGTGCGGGAGGTAGTCATAAGATCAGAATCATGGCTATCCATAAGACCGAATGTTGCCCCGTTTTTACCAGTGGCAACATATATGGCATCAAAGCCTGTAAGAGTATCTAAAGAGCCGATCTCCCGGTTGAATTCAAAGAGAGCATCAGTAGCTGAGAACTGCAGGGTAATGTCATCATCGAACAACTTAAAATCAGGGTGGGACCGCAAAGCGCCACCCCAGCCTGTCTCTTTTTCAAAGATTGTAACATGAAATTTTTTCTGTGCGAGATTCAGTGCACACGACAGGCCCGCAGGCCCCCCACCTATAATGGCTATATGCTGTTTTTTTGGTGGTATTACAAAATTTTCCGGCCTTCGGGTTAAGGCATACCGTGTACAGGCGTATTCAAGGTCTCGCACTGCCAGAGGTTCGTCTCCGATGGATGGTCGCTGGCAGTTATTCCTGCATGGCTGAGGGCATAGCCTGCTTACGATCACAGGAAAAAGAACTGTGTCCCGGAACGTTTTATATGCCGGAATCCACCTCCCCTTTTTCACCCTTTCCATAAAAAAACGGATGTCAAGGCCGAACGGGCAGGCGTATGAGCAGGAGGCTGGCTCACCGCTAAAACAATCATTGACAAATACTCTTGATTCTTCAAGCTTCATGTGTACTAATCATCCTAAAGGGTTAAGCAAGGTGCTGCTTCAGATACTCCAGCGCAGATAATGTTTCGTAATCCCCGCAGGGATTACGAAACGGTTGGTTTATAAAGGTTAAACCCCGGTGCTTAGATGGGATTGGCCTTGATATTTTCAAGCTCTTCCTCAAAGTCAGTGCCAAGGTAATACTTTGGTGGTGTGAGATCCTCACCGCGATGTTTTGCCTCTAATCCGGCTTTGACTTTGTCAGGCGTTGCAGGCAGTGAATAAATGCGAACCCCGCAGGCGTTGTTGATACCGTTGATGACCGCCATATGACCGGAAGACTGGTAGCACTCAGAGCAACCGCCTGAACCGTGTGGTCCAGCCTTACGGGGAGTCTCCTGGAAGATCAGGGTGATATCATCAGGAATCACATCGATTGTGGGGATACCACAGCCGGCCATATTGCCATGCCTGTTTTCTGCGTTGTAATCCTCACTTAATGCAAAACCGATGCTGTGAGACAACCCGCCATAGGCCTGCCCTTCAACAGAGAGCCTGTTACCTATTACGCCGATATCGGAAACACATGTGTACCTTAGCACCTTTGATTTTCCGGTTTTAATATCAACCTCTACCAGCGCAACATTTACACAGTACATATATCCCGGGTTTTTCTCACCCTCTCCGGTATTTGGATCAAGACCGGGTGGCAGTCCTATGTTAAATTGATCATAGTGCCCGATATATTTTGTTGGTATTTTTTCAGCAACCATCTCATCATATGTTCTGTAGGTGCCATCAGCCTTACGCATGGCGTCCATGAGCCTGGCAGCAGCATCAAGGGTGGCATTACCTGCCATATAGTGAGAACGGCTGGCAGCTGCCACGCCAGTATCCGGGCAGATCTTGCTGTCATTCATAACAAGTTTAATCTGATCAGGTTTAACCCCGAGCGGTGCAAGGGCCTTGACAGCGTGTGTAAGAGCCCCAATATCTGCACCCTGACCAACATCCTCCCAGGTGTTAAAGTG
This genomic window from Desulfatiglans sp. contains:
- a CDS encoding methyltransferase domain-containing protein; its protein translation is MKIKIRQSTHQTEMNNIYESEEFSLLNDHSMHPGGLRLTDRAIRLAGLHKGMKVADIGCGAGTTAAYLTWKYGLLMTGLDISGPLICIGLSKNPGLNLIHRDGKKLPFESQSLDAALFECSLSVMGFSERLVDECYSALSSKGKLIISDIFSRQEAQNSSLPLFTWLESRLAEAGFNIDVSEDHTPALITYAAELSEKFGGACDASWFICNRFAGGFKISDHCYRLIIARKVER
- a CDS encoding DNA-binding protein — encoded protein: MDANRTWKCAKCDKELVLKKMLFSYLGHTFSHEIMRCPKCGNGLIPKELAEGRMAEVEAQLEDK
- a CDS encoding FAD-dependent oxidoreductase; translation: MKLEESRVFVNDCFSGEPASCSYACPFGLDIRFFMERVKKGRWIPAYKTFRDTVLFPVIVSRLCPQPCRNNCQRPSIGDEPLAVRDLEYACTRYALTRRPENFVIPPKKQHIAIIGGGPAGLSCALNLAQKKFHVTIFEKETGWGGALRSHPDFKLFDDDITLQFSATDALFEFNREIGSLDTLTGFDAIYVATGKNGATFGLMDSHDSDLMTTSRTGVFMGGALCGVPLMESIAQGSLLARIMEGYFETGKAALPDSDRVTKNRVHFLNHSGEENKALVTMTSPEGYTEGEAKAEASRCFLCDCRICWENCEMIKWFRKMPPKLGVEVYTDSQSGSSLSKRSLTRETYSCNICGKCKSVCPVGVDVGALMQFSREDRLRTNKNIPAFHDFWIGQFDFHTSEAFFVSPSKKEESCEYLFFPGCQLGAAEPDHVLKPYNYLQEKFNAGIMVGCCGAPAYWAGDKKRLADNIERIRSIWNSMERPTLIFACAYCENIFRLLMPEIKQESLYTLMAKDDSIVPARLFESAAMFDPCTARDDKTMQEGVRILAGRAGVAIEELDNPNRCCGYGGHMRLANPGLYEEITKHRNDASDKPYIVYCANCREVFRQKGKECAHILDMVYDIDLKKCLPTLKSQKENALEVKKKLMKRLTGDDFIPEKHEWDSIRLIISVELQDELDRKLIIEDDLKEAIWLAKQTGERFLSDDGVIQCSMVKSVLTYWVQYKELKTGEYEIRSAYIHRMKFNREG